TTGGTCGTGGTACTCATGAGGAACTAATGCTATCTAACGAGATTTATCGTGAAATCGCTAATTCTCAGCTTAACAACAAAAACTTAGAGGAGGGAGAAGCCTAATGATACATCAAACACATGCTTTTAAACGCCTCTGGTCCTATTTAAAACGTTATCAAGGGGCTGTCTATTGTGCTATCTTCCTTAAATCTTTAGCAGCGATTATGAATGTTCTAGAGCCTTTTGTCTTAGGATTGATTATCACAGAGTTGACTAAAAATCTTCTTGATATGGCGAAAGGGGTCACTGGTGCTCATATCAATGTTGAGTACATCGTTTGGGTATTAGGAATTTATGCTTTCAGAGCTTTCATTTATGAAATTGGCGCTTATGGTTCTAACTATTTTATGACTAAGGCTGTCCAAAAGAGTATTAGGGATTTGCGACGTGATCTCAGTCAAAAAATCAATGGGATTCCCGTATCTTACTTTGATAAACACCAGTTCGGTGATATGTTAGGGCGTTTTACGAATGATGTGGAGACTGTTTCTAACGCTTTACAACAGAGTTTTTTACAGATTGTCAACGCCTTTTTAAGCATCATCTTGGTTGTGGTGATGGTGATTTACCTTAACTGGAAACTTTCTATTTTTGTAATCTTGATGATTCCTTTGACTTATTTTACAGCGCAGGCGATTGTCAAAAAATCACAACCTTACTTCAAGAAACAAGCCAATGCATTAGGTGATATGAATGGTTTTGTTCAAGAAAAGTTAACGGGCTTTAATGTCTTGAAGCTCTATGGTCGAGAAGAAGCTTCAGCTGAGGAATTTCGTCAAATCACTAAAAATCTTCAAGAAGTTGGTTTTAAGGCTAGCTTTATCTCAGGGATGATGATGCCAGTTTTGCATGCTATTTCGGATGGTATTTACTTGATATTAGCTATTTTTGGTGGACTTCAAGTTATTTCTGGTCAAATGACTATAGGTAATCTTCAGGCCTTTGTCCAATACACTTGGCAGATTTCCCAACCTATCCAGACCATTTCTCAACTAGCAGGATTGCTCCAAAGTGCTAAATCATCTTTGGACCGTATCTTTGCTGTTATTGATGAAGAGGATGAGAGTAATCAAGTTATGGAAGAGTTGGAACATGATTTGACTGGTCAGGTCAGCTTTAATCATGTTGACTTTGAATATGTTGAGAATAAACCACTTATTCGTGATTTTAATCTTGATGTGAAACCGGGGGAAATGATTGCTATCGTTGGTCCGACAGGTGCAGGTAAGACAACTCTGATTAATCTCCTCATGCGTTTCTACGATGTCACATCAGGAGCTATCACAGTTGATGGTCATGACATTAGAAATCTTTCGCGTCAAGAATTCCGTCAGCAATTTGGTATGGTTTTACAAGATGCTTGGTTATACGAAGGTACTATCCAAGAAAACCTACGTTTTGGAAATCTCAATGCGACTGATGAGGACATTATAGAAGCTGCTAAGGCTGCTAATGTGGATCACTTTATCCGAACCTTGCCGGGTGGTTATAAGACGGAGATGAACCAAGAATCAAGCAATATCTCACAAGGTCAGAAACAGCTTTTGACCATTGCGCGTGCGCTTTTAGCTGATCCGAAAATCTTGATTTTGGACGAAG
The sequence above is drawn from the Streptococcus pluranimalium genome and encodes:
- a CDS encoding ABC transporter ATP-binding protein, translating into MIHQTHAFKRLWSYLKRYQGAVYCAIFLKSLAAIMNVLEPFVLGLIITELTKNLLDMAKGVTGAHINVEYIVWVLGIYAFRAFIYEIGAYGSNYFMTKAVQKSIRDLRRDLSQKINGIPVSYFDKHQFGDMLGRFTNDVETVSNALQQSFLQIVNAFLSIILVVVMVIYLNWKLSIFVILMIPLTYFTAQAIVKKSQPYFKKQANALGDMNGFVQEKLTGFNVLKLYGREEASAEEFRQITKNLQEVGFKASFISGMMMPVLHAISDGIYLILAIFGGLQVISGQMTIGNLQAFVQYTWQISQPIQTISQLAGLLQSAKSSLDRIFAVIDEEDESNQVMEELEHDLTGQVSFNHVDFEYVENKPLIRDFNLDVKPGEMIAIVGPTGAGKTTLINLLMRFYDVTSGAITVDGHDIRNLSRQEFRQQFGMVLQDAWLYEGTIQENLRFGNLNATDEDIIEAAKAANVDHFIRTLPGGYKTEMNQESSNISQGQKQLLTIARALLADPKILILDEATSSVDTRLELLIQKAMRRLMQGRTSFVIAHRLSTIQEADKILVLKDGQIIEQGNHDSLLADKGFYHDLYMSQFASQED